One Triticum dicoccoides isolate Atlit2015 ecotype Zavitan chromosome 5B, WEW_v2.0, whole genome shotgun sequence genomic window carries:
- the LOC119308368 gene encoding glutamine--fructose-6-phosphate aminotransferase [isomerizing] 2-like, translated as MCGIFAYLNYNVSRERRYVLEVLLNGLRRLEYRGYDSSGIAVDADLPAPLPSGSAPAPYAGAPPLVYRQEGKIENLVRSVYAEVDEKDVNLDAAFNVHAGIAHTRWATHGVPAPRNSHPQSSGAGDEFLVVHNGIITNYEVLKETLTRHGFTFESDTDTEVIPKLAKFVFDKAHDGEGDVTFSQVVNEVMRQLEGAYALIFKSPHYPNELIACKRGSTLILGVNELSGQKSGKSFNDVKALTANGKPKELFFSSDLCAIVEHTKNYLAIEDNEIVHIKDGSVSILKFDHDKEKPASVQRALSVLEMEVEQIKKGNYDHFMQKEIHEQPHSLTTTMRGRLKDGAVLLGGLKEHLKTIRRSRRVVFIGCGTSYNAALAARTFVEELTGIPVTMEVASDLLDRQGPIYREDTAVFVSQSGETADTLLALDYALENGALCVGITNTVGSTLSRRTHCGIHINAGCEIGVASTKAYTSQIVVMAMMALAIGSDQISTQARREAIISGLFSLPSNASQVLKLDSEMKELASSLIDSESLLVFGRGYNYATALEGALKVKEVALMHSEGMFAGEMKHGPLALVDENLPIIVIATRDTCFSKQQSVIQQLLSRKGRLIIMCSKGDASAVNPGGSCRVIEVPKVADCLQPVINVIPLQLLAYHLTVLRGFDVDQPRNLAKSVTTQ; from the exons ATGTGCGGGATCTTCGCCTACCTCAACTACAATGTCTCGCGGGAGCGCCGCTACGTCCTCGAGGTGCTCCTCAACGGCCTCCGCCGGCTCGAGTACCGCGGCTACGACTCCTCCGGGATAGCGGTCGACGCGGACCTGCCGGCGCCGCTTCCGTCCGGCTCCGCGCCGGCTCCCTACGCCGGGGCGCCCCCGCTCGTATACCGACAGGAGGGCAAGATCGAGAACCTCGTGCGATCCGTCTACGCCG AGGTTGATGAGAAGGATGTGAACTTGGATGCCGCATTCAATGTGCATGCTGGAATTGCTCACACCAGGTGGGCCACCCATGGCGTACCAGCCCCGAGGAATAGCCACCCGCAATCTTCCGGCGCTGGTGATGAGTTCTTGGTCGTGCACAATGGCATCATCACAAACTATGAG GTTTTGAAAGAGACACTTACTCGGCATGGGTTCACCTTTGAGTCTGATACCGACACAGAAGTCATCCCTAAGCTAGCAAAGTTTGTTTTTGATAAGGCTCATGATGGAGAAG GTGATGTGACATTTAGCCAAGTTGTTAACGAAGTCATGAGGCAGCTTGAAGGTGCCTACGCCCTTATTTTTAAAAGTCCACACTACCCCAATGAACTGATCGCATGCAAACGAGGCAGCACACTGATACTTGGTGTCAAC GAATTGAGTGGTCAAAAGAGCGGGAAATCATTCAATGATGTCAAAGCACTGACAGCAAACGGAAAGCCAAAAGAGCTATTCTTCTCCAGTGATTTATGTGCTATAGTGGAGCATACCAAGAACTATTTAGCTATTGAAGATAATGAAATCGTTCATATCAAG gatggcagtgtGTCTATCCTTAAGTTTGACCATGACAAAGAGAAGCCAGCATCTGTGCAACGAGCATTATCTGTTCTTGAGATGGAAGTGGAGCAAATaaagaaaggaaactatgaccactTCATGCAAAAAGAAATCCATGAACAACCACATTCACTGACGACAACGATGAGGGGTAGACTAAAGGATGGTGCAGTTCTTTTGGGGGGACTGAAGGAACACCTCAAAACAATTAGACGCAGTAGAAGAGTAGTCTTTATTGGCTGTGGTACTAGTTATAATGCTGCGTTAGCTGCGAGAACTTTTGTGGAAGAACTAACAG GTATTCCTGTGACTATGGAGGTTGCAAGTGACTTGCTGGACAGACAAGGTCCCATCTACAGAGAGGACACTGCAGTTTTTGTTAGCCAGTCAGGGGAGACAGCAGATACCCTTCTTGCTCTTGATTATGCACTGGAAAATGGAGCACTTTGTGTTGGCATAACAAATACTGTTGGAAGCACACTCTCAAGAAGAACACATTGCGGAATTCACATCAACGCTGGTTGTGAGATTGGTGTTGCTAGCACTAAG GCATACACGAGCCAAATTGTAGTCATGGCAATGATGGCCTTGGCTATTGGATCTGACCAAATATCCACTCAAGCTAGAAGGGAAGCTATCATCAGTGGGCTTTTCAGTCTTCCAA GCAATGCCAGTCAAGTTCTGAAACTCGACTCTGAAATGAAGGAACTTGCCTCTTCATTGATTGACTCGGAATCACTCCTCGTGTTTGGAAGAGGCTATAACTATGCCACTGCCTTAGAGGGTGCTCTCAAAGTTAAGGAGGTTGCGCTGATGCATAGTGAAGGCATGTTTGCTGGGGAGATGAAGCACGGGCCGTTAGCCCTAGTGGATGAAAACCTTCCCATCATCGTCATTGCAACACGCGACACATGCTTCAG CAAGCAGCAGTCAGTGATTCAGCAGCTCCTTTCTCGCAAGGGGCGTCTGATCATAATGTGCTCAAAGGGAGATGCCTCTGCTGTCAATCCCGGCGGATCTTGTAGAGTGATTGAAGTTCCAAAGGTTGCGGACTGTCTCCAGCCAGTGATTAACGTAATACCATTACAG TTGCTCGCATACCATCTTACCGTTCTTCGTGGATTCGATGTTGACCAACCAAGGAATCTGGCGAAGAGCGTGACCACCCAGTAA